A genomic segment from Synergistaceae bacterium encodes:
- a CDS encoding transposase: protein MLEIRRKFNEEFRKNAMKLSHASPKTAKEVASDLGISETMLYRWRRLYTSDGDRSRYATLEEENKALQLQLAESRME from the coding sequence GTGTTGGAAATCAGACGGAAGTTTAACGAGGAGTTCAGGAAGAATGCGATGAAACTGAGCCACGCAAGCCCAAAGACGGCGAAAGAAGTGGCTTCAGATCTGGGGATCAGCGAGACGATGCTTTACAGGTGGCGCAGGCTCTACACATCCGACGGCGACAGGAGCCGTTACGCGACGCTGGAAGAGGAAAACAAAGCGTTGCAGCTTCAATTGGCGGAATCGAGAATGGAGT